A stretch of Desulfoplanes formicivorans DNA encodes these proteins:
- a CDS encoding class I SAM-dependent methyltransferase produces MLTQDKAEEIQINLAQLEREGENYRGSGWGKKKMNRVFNLLKKYVDFEEGHYSVLDLGCGGMTLGKELHKISSFNVVGVDIVYQLLSTLSKKRTPDIPLVSGDIELLPFRDNSFDLIAHNQVLHHFLARHIALSEINRVLKPGGLLFSIETNGWNPYVYHWHHSPKSKKKNFIGDNENPFGVLKFTKEVAQAGLKVREWKMINFDFVQILSPFDPFFSAIPLFNMVFGGSMVVCAQKI; encoded by the coding sequence ATGTTGACCCAAGACAAGGCTGAAGAGATTCAGATCAATTTAGCGCAACTCGAACGCGAAGGTGAAAACTATCGGGGTTCTGGGTGGGGAAAGAAAAAAATGAATCGTGTTTTCAACCTGCTCAAAAAATATGTTGATTTCGAAGAAGGGCATTATTCGGTGTTGGATCTTGGATGCGGAGGCATGACCCTGGGAAAGGAGCTTCACAAGATCTCCTCCTTTAATGTTGTTGGCGTCGACATTGTCTATCAATTGCTGTCCACTCTTTCCAAGAAAAGAACTCCGGACATACCTCTTGTTTCGGGCGATATTGAACTTCTTCCTTTTCGTGACAACAGTTTTGACCTGATAGCCCACAACCAGGTGCTGCATCATTTTCTGGCAAGACATATTGCCCTGTCTGAAATCAATCGGGTTTTAAAGCCGGGAGGACTCCTTTTCAGTATAGAAACAAATGGTTGGAATCCCTACGTTTACCATTGGCATCATTCTCCCAAAAGCAAAAAAAAGAATTTTATTGGAGATAACGAAAATCCGTTCGGTGTTCTCAAATTCACCAAGGAAGTTGCCCAGGCTGGACTCAAGGTCAGAGAGTGGAAAATGATCAATTTTGACTTTGTTCAGATTCTTTCCCCTTTTGATCCCTTTTTTAGTGCGATTCCCTTGTTCAACATGGTTTTTGGCGGATCCATGGTTGTTTGCGCTCAAAAAATCTAA
- a CDS encoding radical SAM/SPASM domain-containing protein, with amino-acid sequence MNAKDFITHIYPKTWGFKLAYHGLSKPIRPITLTFSVTNRCQSRCKTCGIWKIYPNKWQEPANELKLDEIEKIFKSIGSRVYFFNLSGGEPFLRNDLPEIVEAAVTYLKPSIIHSPTNAIATRRVVEGTRKILEMLRAKGLHTPVTIKPSLDGIGKLHDEIRGVPGNWEKLMATITELKKLQEEYDNFHVEIGTVVSNFNKDCLDEIEDFVHGLGVQSYRNEIAEQREEFFNVGDPITPSGEEYAELIKNFSSKIRHNLVNKKKLAQTTESLRLVYYDIASEIVKKKTQVIPCYAGITNAHLTPHAELWPCCVLGYTKSMGNLRDTNYDFWKVWHSDSAIRIRKYIKDKNCYCPLANQTYSNIVCNNKQTMKILYNMLSVKFMRH; translated from the coding sequence ATGAACGCAAAAGATTTTATTACCCACATTTACCCCAAGACATGGGGATTCAAACTGGCATATCATGGCTTGAGCAAGCCTATCAGGCCGATAACTTTGACATTTTCTGTTACAAATCGGTGCCAAAGCAGGTGCAAAACGTGTGGTATCTGGAAAATTTATCCCAATAAATGGCAGGAACCTGCCAATGAGCTCAAACTTGATGAAATCGAGAAGATCTTCAAATCAATAGGAAGCAGGGTGTATTTTTTTAATTTGAGCGGTGGGGAACCCTTCTTGCGGAATGATTTGCCAGAAATCGTTGAAGCCGCTGTGACCTATCTCAAGCCATCCATTATCCATTCACCCACCAATGCCATTGCCACCCGAAGGGTTGTAGAGGGAACACGAAAAATACTTGAAATGCTCAGGGCCAAGGGACTGCACACCCCGGTTACGATCAAGCCGTCACTGGATGGGATCGGAAAGCTGCACGATGAGATACGAGGAGTTCCTGGCAACTGGGAAAAATTGATGGCCACGATAACCGAATTGAAAAAACTTCAAGAAGAATATGACAATTTTCATGTTGAAATCGGAACTGTTGTTTCTAATTTCAACAAGGATTGTCTGGATGAAATTGAAGATTTCGTCCACGGACTCGGTGTCCAAAGCTATCGGAATGAAATCGCTGAGCAGCGGGAGGAATTTTTTAATGTGGGTGATCCCATAACTCCTTCAGGCGAAGAGTATGCAGAACTCATAAAAAATTTTTCAAGTAAAATTCGACACAACCTTGTTAACAAAAAAAAGCTTGCCCAAACAACCGAATCATTAAGGTTGGTTTATTATGATATTGCCAGCGAAATTGTCAAAAAGAAAACACAAGTCATTCCATGTTATGCTGGTATCACGAATGCTCATCTGACACCACATGCAGAACTATGGCCATGCTGTGTACTTGGTTATACAAAATCAATGGGCAACCTCAGAGACACCAATTATGACTTTTGGAAAGTATGGCATAGCGATTCTGCCATCAGGATTAGAAAATATATAAAGGATAAAAATTGTTATTGTCCGTTGGCTAATCAAACGTATTCAAATATTGTATGTAATAATAAACAAACAATGAAAATTTTGTATAACATGCTAAGTGTAAAATTCATGAGACATTAA
- a CDS encoding oligosaccharide flippase family protein, with protein MSSLAKHTSILIICRFLNYVILFVTPVFLVRMLSVAEYGKYREFILYSGIIANLASFSVNRSLLYFLGKYKNNSTFVENSILINFIISIIVVLALVVFKGLIEYNSTYDFVYPLCVYLFFLLNFDFCESYWIATQKTNYVLYYIAARSSLRSVALIGAAFCLKNIMYMIYALVLVEFLKFIFVAIYSYRKKLIKFKFNFGNIKEQIVYTFPMGVSNFIFYTNKEISKFFIIYTLGVEYLALYAVGSYQIPVINIVRSSIADIVFPEICSRMNSSKHNGLDLWKKTNVLYCAIVFPFFVVFYYFSEDFIRIFFTDKYIDSVPVFRIYMFLMVKECFETGIPLRSIGKNKFYVFANFFALIINIFLIFMLKDYMRFYGPAIAYIVSDTFIYLFFGLKILSVYQIKLYEIFYWKKIFKLSIVNIMVFPVLLVGEFVEINYIAKPIIFSSLFFIIYFAVISRSNIEEVCLVFNKLYSKIKFYS; from the coding sequence ATGAGCTCGTTAGCCAAGCATACAAGCATACTCATTATCTGTAGATTTTTGAATTATGTCATACTGTTTGTGACCCCAGTATTTTTAGTAAGAATGCTGTCAGTAGCTGAGTATGGAAAATACAGGGAGTTTATTCTATATTCTGGTATTATTGCCAATCTTGCTTCATTTTCTGTCAATAGGAGTTTGCTTTACTTTTTGGGGAAGTACAAAAACAATTCGACCTTTGTTGAAAATAGTATTTTAATAAATTTTATTATATCAATAATTGTTGTGTTGGCTCTGGTTGTATTCAAAGGTTTAATTGAATATAACTCAACGTATGATTTTGTATACCCTTTATGTGTCTATCTTTTTTTCTTGCTCAATTTTGATTTTTGTGAATCTTATTGGATAGCAACACAAAAAACAAATTATGTATTATATTATATAGCAGCAAGAAGTTCGTTGAGGTCTGTGGCACTGATAGGAGCTGCATTTTGTTTGAAAAATATTATGTATATGATTTACGCATTGGTGTTGGTAGAATTTTTAAAGTTTATTTTTGTCGCAATATATTCATATAGAAAAAAACTCATTAAATTTAAATTCAATTTTGGAAATATTAAGGAACAGATAGTTTATACGTTTCCAATGGGGGTTTCAAATTTTATTTTTTATACGAACAAAGAGATTTCAAAATTTTTCATAATTTATACACTTGGTGTCGAGTACCTAGCATTGTATGCAGTTGGTTCGTATCAGATTCCAGTCATCAATATAGTAAGAAGTAGTATAGCAGATATTGTTTTCCCTGAAATTTGTTCGAGGATGAATAGTTCCAAGCATAACGGACTGGATTTGTGGAAAAAAACGAATGTATTGTATTGCGCAATAGTTTTTCCTTTTTTTGTTGTTTTTTATTATTTTTCAGAAGATTTTATTAGAATATTTTTTACTGATAAATATATAGATTCCGTACCTGTTTTTAGGATATACATGTTTTTGATGGTAAAAGAGTGTTTTGAAACCGGTATACCTTTGCGGTCTATTGGCAAAAATAAATTTTATGTCTTTGCAAATTTTTTTGCACTTATCATCAATATTTTTCTAATTTTCATGTTAAAAGATTATATGCGATTTTATGGTCCCGCAATTGCTTATATTGTGTCTGATACATTTATATATTTATTTTTTGGGCTGAAGATATTGAGTGTTTATCAGATTAAATTGTATGAAATTTTTTATTGGAAAAAAATTTTTAAATTATCGATCGTTAATATAATGGTTTTTCCTGTTTTGTTGGTTGGTGAATTTGTTGAGATAAACTATATCGCCAAACCAATTATCTTTTCATCGTTGTTTTTTATAATTTATTTTGCTGTGATTTCAAGATCAAATATTGAAGAGGTATGTTTGGTTTTTAATAAATTGTATTCAAAGATAAAGTTTTATTCGTAA
- a CDS encoding O-antigen ligase family protein: protein MAYANFLSISFLLISLTVNLSFVYNPSFMGSLSLKNLSLYIIIILYTIQVTFQGDDKSETMKKVSKYIIIYIVYSFVIMIYKSLINNDVSNLLNLLMNFKSSFDAFLIYVLIENLHLKERDANYSFYVLILCFFLLNAMTVFDSLGLVSIEGISFDTKYGRSQGSFGESNVYASYVSFFIPIVIAGFFMSKNLLWSIFLGINLLFGAYSIVLTGSRTAFLSSLFALIAFFVLSRNKIMQNKNKNLLLFIIFLVISSIGIYKTIPETTVSGLETNIVSRYQHSSLDEYSSGRLGLWKKGLEIYVQNPLLGISEDFTSLVGSNTHNTYLEVLISKGLIGLIFFMLILVFLVKKTLYLLSSKKNELLYYGYLSGLLSFMISMLALNMFSAYYFFFVTSSIVLKENLKITDD, encoded by the coding sequence ATGGCGTACGCAAATTTTTTAAGCATATCTTTTTTATTGATATCACTGACCGTAAATCTTTCCTTTGTGTATAATCCTTCTTTTATGGGTTCATTGAGTTTAAAAAATCTTTCTCTCTACATAATTATAATACTTTATACTATTCAGGTGACATTCCAGGGAGACGACAAATCTGAAACTATGAAGAAGGTAAGTAAATATATTATTATTTACATTGTCTACTCATTTGTGATAATGATATATAAGTCATTAATAAATAATGATGTTTCAAATTTATTGAATTTGCTAATGAATTTTAAAAGCAGTTTTGATGCTTTTTTGATATATGTTTTGATTGAAAATTTGCATCTAAAAGAAAGGGATGCAAACTACAGTTTTTATGTGCTTATTTTGTGTTTCTTTCTATTGAACGCAATGACTGTTTTTGATTCTCTTGGCCTGGTAAGTATCGAAGGAATCAGTTTTGATACTAAATATGGAAGATCTCAGGGATCTTTTGGTGAATCAAACGTATATGCCTCATATGTTTCATTTTTTATTCCTATAGTTATTGCGGGATTTTTTATGTCCAAAAATTTATTATGGTCGATTTTTTTGGGGATAAATTTGTTGTTTGGGGCATATTCCATTGTTTTGACAGGATCAAGAACCGCCTTTCTATCTTCTTTGTTCGCGTTAATTGCTTTTTTTGTTCTTAGCAGGAATAAAATAATGCAAAATAAAAATAAAAATTTATTGCTATTTATAATATTTTTAGTAATTTCATCAATAGGAATTTATAAAACAATACCAGAGACTACAGTCTCTGGATTAGAAACTAACATTGTTTCCAGATATCAACACTCATCACTTGATGAGTATAGTTCCGGAAGGTTGGGTTTGTGGAAAAAAGGATTGGAAATATATGTTCAAAATCCTTTGCTTGGTATCAGTGAGGATTTTACCTCATTGGTTGGATCTAATACCCATAATACATATCTGGAAGTTTTGATTTCAAAGGGTTTGATTGGATTAATATTTTTTATGCTAATACTTGTTTTTTTGGTAAAAAAAACATTATATCTTTTAAGTAGCAAAAAGAACGAATTACTGTATTATGGGTATTTGTCTGGTTTACTATCATTTATGATTTCGATGTTGGCTTTGAATATGTTTTCGGCGTATTATTTCTTTTTTGTAACCTCTTCAATTGTGTTAAAGGAAAATTTAAAAATAACAGATGATTAA
- a CDS encoding ArnT family glycosyltransferase translates to MNYSCEKKDHMNTCKFSYRHEMQIFFVLFVIGIFYRILTADYISYGGDAMYKWFQVKRLLYGFDFTGWDKYYPTWNQHTSRWAINGVTYIFQYVFGTHPVVMYLCVFFMFSISLIFLFLISLRINGVYFATTSCLIYIFFPVMDAIGSQLLPGIFSITYMLIAIYFMILYVERDKFAFLFIHILFVFLAYSSKITSVFFIPIFMIFLYKKKKKSLPLMYALSLIVLFFIEVTAFYFVSDGSLVLGKMSCIIQGHGRGGDIDLNHMFSFMTFFERWIKLPISWKLLFFISLLSSLYILKKFRNSWISFIAVLCLCFVFFETFAIKSINPIKIAEPIRVRYLSVILPLMILMVNYVLCNIFLLQKSFIRKAVYVLLICAIPILYFKEIHLVDNNIYKVYIDEKIINSSFENNKPEIFENKKKAYRYLYVFLKDNYVFSNSSGELLMVKNSYNGTNNYYEIVRK, encoded by the coding sequence ATGAATTATTCTTGTGAGAAAAAAGATCATATGAATACTTGTAAATTTTCGTATAGACATGAAATGCAAATATTTTTTGTGTTATTTGTTATCGGAATTTTTTACAGAATTTTAACCGCTGATTATATATCGTATGGTGGAGATGCGATGTATAAGTGGTTTCAAGTTAAAAGATTATTATATGGTTTTGATTTTACGGGATGGGATAAATATTATCCAACATGGAATCAACATACATCGCGTTGGGCAATAAATGGAGTTACTTATATATTTCAATATGTTTTTGGTACTCACCCTGTTGTCATGTATCTCTGTGTGTTTTTTATGTTCAGTATTTCTTTAATTTTTTTGTTTTTGATTTCTTTAAGAATAAACGGTGTGTATTTTGCTACGACATCTTGTTTGATTTATATCTTTTTTCCAGTGATGGATGCAATTGGTTCACAGTTACTGCCTGGAATTTTTTCTATTACGTATATGCTGATCGCTATTTATTTTATGATACTTTATGTTGAGCGTGATAAATTTGCTTTTTTATTTATACATATACTTTTTGTCTTTTTGGCATATAGTTCAAAAATTACAAGTGTCTTTTTTATACCGATTTTTATGATTTTCTTATATAAAAAAAAGAAGAAATCGCTTCCATTGATGTATGCATTAAGTTTAATCGTTTTGTTTTTTATTGAAGTTACTGCCTTTTATTTTGTTTCTGATGGCAGCCTCGTGCTTGGTAAAATGAGCTGTATTATACAAGGACATGGTCGTGGTGGCGATATTGATTTGAACCATATGTTTTCTTTTATGACATTTTTTGAAAGATGGATTAAGCTGCCAATTTCATGGAAGTTACTCTTTTTTATATCTTTACTGTCATCATTATATATATTGAAAAAATTCAGAAATTCATGGATTTCGTTTATTGCTGTATTATGTTTATGTTTTGTTTTTTTTGAAACATTTGCCATTAAAAGTATCAATCCAATCAAAATCGCGGAGCCCATTCGAGTAAGATATTTGTCTGTTATTTTGCCTTTAATGATATTAATGGTTAATTATGTATTATGTAATATTTTTCTTTTGCAAAAGTCATTTATTCGTAAAGCTGTTTATGTCTTGTTGATATGTGCAATACCAATTTTGTATTTTAAAGAGATTCATTTAGTTGATAATAATATATATAAAGTTTATATCGATGAGAAAATAATTAATTCTTCATTTGAAAACAATAAACCAGAGATTTTTGAAAACAAGAAAAAGGCTTATAGGTATTTGTATGTTTTTTTGAAAGATAATTATGTTTTTTCAAATTCGAGTGGAGAGCTTTTGATGGTTAAGAATAGTTATAATGGTACAAATAATTACTATGAAATTGTTAGAAAATAA